From a region of the Andrena cerasifolii isolate SP2316 chromosome 13, iyAndCera1_principal, whole genome shotgun sequence genome:
- the LOC143375768 gene encoding uncharacterized protein LOC143375768, translating to MATRKNYKRPRRKQVLYHSQEMLLQEADTSDDDMGNEAAPLKRKGRSSERLLEERSPESVLFETQQVELSCYDDLSPEIAPRVRRRKLDLNGSNKDNEHDCGGQQEAELAEVEQDGPPKQTTDMPTGKCFPMDKTLSMSDAIKLEMNDCESLQEDKYFSETGLEARACDSKSAYDFPRGYVSEPVQLATFNSDVEAQKQGFSQLLAELRCAVSACEPIGQFEEENKGDKWRAEEGGGARFEVVNETSQDPSGTCFTANLSECKRIISNLRQLNSSKMRATTQEYISNFLSKYKKVDEARSVQTSFCGRTPSPLASQEDSNERTNKRPFAETDEADDKVDKRQEYKVVENNVTRIRARSTTPCSGSPPPAKRCRTTLKFDDDEEIDQSQKPAVSTMITDLLPEETKNGQSSFCPSAIITKTPWSTCTPESPSTLTLDLPVVSDSGGCSTCLQEHERETDYHQKCTCCSSRTPKSPRFRLSKKPVVKVVLFCVWLTKRLTRTFKKSCGGFKKTLLMCSSKRRAPKLEELNELMIMLRSENQQMINTFLEKVSHLSEEITQVRASHATALGALTAEVSSMQDVTRKLAENNETLMQQLKKLQKALEDTRRSSPKPPPPMPSILRRSSPLGAPPPPPPPPPPPPPSFLSPAQPMTPTTPSSGRSVRTPSRKCSTPLLGRPSITVEDLLKVTLKKAPQNVKENRRNTVPGPRGPVVSLDMLRSVKLKSARRRTTDQILRSPRSARMIKTRTAPSLSLSPIMAGGDSTLRRILKQVDVNRRGPRRLLSGTSSFRETSIARDNQSQNADARDSSTQSAIV from the exons ATGGCAACACGGAAGAATTATAAGAGACCTCGCCGCAAGCAGGTGTTATACCATTCACAGGAAATGCTTCTGCAGGAGGCAGACACGTCTGACGATGACATGGGGAACGAAGCTGCTCCCTTGAAGAGAAAGGGGCGATCGTCTGAGCGGCTTTTGGAGGAACGTTCCCCCGAGTCTGTACTGTTTGAGACGCAGCAAGTAGAGTTATCATGCTACGATGACCTGAGCCCAGAGATTGCACCCAGGGTGCGACGAAGAAAGCTGGATCTGAATGGCTCGAATAAAGATAATGAACATGATTGCGGCGGTCAACAAGAAGCAGAATTGGCGGAGGTGGAACAAGATGGACCACCGAAGCAAACGACTGATATGCCCACAGGCAAATGCTTCCCAATGGACAAGACCTTATCAATGAGCGATGCGATTAAGTTAGAGATGAATGACTGTGAGTCCCTGCAGGAAGACAAATACTTCTCAGAAACAGGACTCGAGGCTCGCGCCTGTGACAGTAAGTCAGCCTACGATTTTCCCCGTGGGTATGTCTCAGAGCCGGTGCAGCTTGCTACCTTCAATTCCGACGTGGAGGCCCAAAAACAGGGGTTCTCTCAATTACTGGCAGAGCTTAGGTGCGCTGTTTCCGCTTGCGAGCCTATCGGCCAATTCGAGGAGGAGAACAAAGGTGACAAGTGGCGTGCAGAGGAAGGTGGTGGTGCTCGGTTTGAGGTAGTCAACGAGACCTCGCAAGATCCAAGTGGCACTTGCTTTACCGCTAACTTGAGCGAATGCAAGCGGATCATTTCGAACCTGCGGCAACTGAATAGCTCCAAAATGCGAGCTACCACCCAGGAATATATTTCCAATTTTCTATCGAAGTACAAAAAGGTGGACGAGGCAAGATCGGTACAGACGTCCTTCTGTGGCCGCACGCCATCGCCCCTAGCGTCGCAGGAAGATTCGAACGAGCGGACGAATAAGCGTCCCTTCGCGGAGACTGATGAAGCTGACGATAAAGTCGACAAGCGGCAAGAATACAAGGTGGTAGAGAATAATGTGACGAGAATAAGGGCTCGCTCGACCACACCCTGCAGTGGCTCGCCGCCTCCTGCTAAGAGGTGTAGGACTACGTTAAAATTCGACGATGACGAAGAGATAGATCAGTCTCAGAAACCAGCCGTCTCCACTATGATAACTGATCTGTTGCCAGAGGAGACGAAGAATGGGCAGAGTTCCTTTTGCCCCAGTGCGATAATTACGAAGACACCTTGGAGTACCTGCACACCAGAATCACCAAGCACTCTTACCTTGGATTTACCGGTTGTGTCAGATTCTGGTGGCTGCAGTACGTGCTTGCAAGAG CATGAACGAGAGACTGACTACCACCAAAAATGCACTTGCTGCAGCTCTCGGACCCCGAAATCCCCGCGATTTCGACTTTCTAAGAAACCCGTTGTGAAAGTCGTCCTCTTCTGCGTCTGGTTGACGAAGAGGCTGACAAGAACGTTTAAAAAA AGTTGCGGTGGTTTCAAAAAGACTCTCTTAATGTGTTCCTCGAAGAGGAGAGCACCGAAGCTTGAAGAGCTTAACGAGCTGATGATAATGTTGCGCTCGGAGAATCAGCAAATGATCAACACGTTCTTAGAGAAAGTCAGCCACTTGTCTGAAGAGATTACTCAG GTGCGCGCGAGCCACGCAACCGCCCTCGGCGCTTTAACCGCAGAGGTCAGCAGCATGCAGGACGTCACCAGGAAGTTGGCTGAAAACAATGAGACACTGATGCAGCAGCTGAAGAAACTACAGAAGGCGTTGGAAGATACACGGAGAAGCTCCCCGAAACCTCCACCACCGATGCCATCGATCCTGAGGCGATCGTCACCCCTAGGTGCTCCTCCTCCGCCGccacctccaccaccaccaccccctccGTCCTTCCTGTCCCCGGCACAGCCGATGACGCCAACCACCCCCAGCAGCGGTAGAAGCGTCAGGACGCCCTCGAGAAAGTGCTCGACGCCGCTGCTTGGTAGGCCATCTATCACCGTCGAGGATCTGCTGAAAGTCACCCTAAAAAAAGCACCGCAGAATGTTAAG GAGAACAGAAGGAATACCGTACCAGGACCAAGGGGGCCAGTGGTTTCTTTAGACATGCTGCGCAGCGTGAAATTAAAGTCTGCCAGGCGCAGAACAACCGATCAAATACTGAGATCTCCTCGGAGCGCACGCATGATTAAAACCCGGACAGCGCCGAGCCTCAGCCTGTCCCCGATCATGGCGGGTGGTGACAGCACGTTGAGGCGGATCCTGAAACAGGTGGACGTTAATAGACGTGGACCAAGGCGTCTGCTATCGGGCACGTCGAGCTTTCGCGAGACCAGTATCGCGAGAGATAATCAATCACAGAATGCGGACGCGAGAGATAGCAGCACGCAGTCCGCGATTGTGTAA